A single region of the Devosia sp. FJ2-5-3 genome encodes:
- the prfB gene encoding peptide chain release factor 2 (programmed frameshift) has product MRTEIEKAVAEIEQVLTLLRRHLDWDTAQLRLDALTAQTESPEFWNDPEKARVTMRERDELDLAVKAVHELEAGIRDNTELIELGEAEGDAEVVKEAEQALLELKQSARRLQIETLLSGEVDANDCYVEIHSGAGGTESQDWANMLLRMYTRWAERRKFKVEVLEMHDGEEAGIKSATIQIKGHNAYGWLKTESGVHRLVRISPYDSAARRHTSFSSCWVYPVIDDTIDIEIREADLKVDTYRASGAGGQHVNTTDSAIRITHIPSGIIVACQQERSQHKNRATAMAMLKSRLYEMELQKREEAANAQAANKTDIGWGHQIRSYVLQPYQMVKDLRTGVESGQPSVVLDGDIDDFMEAALAQRVGVATDVAAD; this is encoded by the exons ATGCGCACGGAAATTGAAAAGGCCGTTGCCGAAATCGAGCAGGTTCTGACCCTGCTGAGGAGGCATCTT GACTGGGATACAGCACAACTCCGCCTCGACGCGCTGACCGCGCAGACTGAATCGCCCGAATTCTGGAATGATCCGGAAAAGGCCCGCGTCACCATGCGCGAGCGCGACGAACTCGATCTCGCCGTCAAGGCTGTGCACGAGCTCGAAGCCGGCATCCGCGACAACACTGAACTGATCGAGCTCGGCGAAGCCGAGGGCGATGCCGAAGTCGTCAAGGAAGCCGAACAGGCCCTGCTCGAACTCAAGCAGTCAGCCCGCCGTCTTCAGATCGAGACCCTGCTCTCGGGCGAAGTCGACGCCAATGACTGCTATGTCGAAATCCACTCCGGTGCCGGCGGTACCGAGAGCCAGGATTGGGCAAACATGCTCTTGCGCATGTATACCCGCTGGGCCGAACGCCGGAAGTTCAAGGTCGAAGTGCTCGAAATGCACGATGGCGAAGAAGCCGGCATCAAGTCCGCGACCATCCAGATCAAGGGCCACAACGCCTATGGCTGGCTCAAGACCGAGAGCGGCGTGCATCGCCTCGTCCGCATCAGCCCATACGACTCGGCCGCGCGGCGCCACACCAGCTTCTCGAGCTGCTGGGTCTATCCCGTCATCGACGACACCATCGATATCGAGATACGCGAAGCCGACCTCAAGGTCGACACCTATCGCGCCTCGGGCGCTGGCGGCCAGCACGTGAACACCACGGACTCCGCCATCCGCATCACCCACATCCCCTCGGGGATCATCGTGGCGTGCCAGCAGGAGCGCAGCCAGCACAAGAACCGGGCCACGGCCATGGCCATGCTGAAATCCCGTCTCTACGAGATGGAACTGCAAAAGCGCGAGGAAGCGGCGAACGCCCAGGCGGCCAACAAGACCGATATCGGTTGGGGCCACCAGATCCGCTCTTACGTTCTGCAGCCCTATCAGATGGTCAAGGACCTGCGCACGGGTGTTGAAAGCGGCCAGCCTTCCGTCGTTCTCGATGGCGACATCGATGACTTCATGGAAGCAGCGCTCGCCCAGCGCGTTGGCGTCGCAACCGACGTCGCTGCCGACTGA
- a CDS encoding D-aminoacylase has translation MSSLQDAKPDWIFRNARIIDGTGAPSFMGEVAVTADVITAVGPTGTISQRGANEVDLAGMALAPGFIDAHTHDDRIVLDAPDMLPKISQGVTTVVVGNCGISLAPVQFDAEPPPPMNLLGGAAAYQFPNFAAYARAVAHARPSVNVAALVGHSALRLAVMANIAVKASDAEISRMGDMLTEAMENGAVGWSTGLFYPTNAAADAEEVAALGRYVARHNGVYATHMRNEFENVLESIDEAVHTAKAAGTPLVISHHKCAGVENWGRTEQTLPKIAALAADHPINFDVYPYSAGSTNLRADLITDTYPIMISWSEPHPEMTGRYITDIAAEWGIDIHEAAARLQPAGAIYFQMDEADVRRVMRSPLSMIGSDGLPHDVHPHPRLWGTFPRVLGHYARDVGLFDLETAVHKMTGLTAKVFSLTRRGEIRPGNFADLVAFRPEIVSDLATYESPLLQSVGIDWVMVNGVPSFSTTQSTPGRAGRLVQRDT, from the coding sequence CACCATATCCCAGCGGGGAGCCAACGAGGTCGATCTCGCCGGCATGGCCCTCGCCCCCGGCTTTATCGATGCCCACACCCATGATGACCGCATCGTCCTCGACGCCCCCGACATGCTGCCCAAGATCAGCCAGGGCGTCACCACGGTAGTGGTCGGCAATTGCGGCATTTCTCTCGCGCCGGTCCAGTTCGACGCCGAACCGCCGCCGCCGATGAATTTGCTCGGTGGGGCCGCGGCCTATCAATTCCCGAACTTCGCCGCCTATGCCAGGGCGGTCGCCCACGCCAGGCCGTCGGTGAACGTGGCTGCGCTTGTCGGTCACTCGGCTTTGCGGCTCGCCGTCATGGCCAACATTGCGGTCAAGGCCAGCGACGCCGAGATATCGCGTATGGGCGACATGCTGACCGAGGCCATGGAAAATGGCGCAGTCGGCTGGTCGACGGGGCTCTTCTACCCAACCAATGCAGCCGCCGATGCCGAAGAAGTCGCCGCACTCGGGCGTTACGTGGCCCGGCACAATGGCGTTTACGCGACACATATGCGCAACGAGTTCGAGAACGTGCTTGAGAGCATCGACGAGGCCGTTCATACGGCCAAAGCGGCCGGCACGCCGCTCGTCATCTCCCACCACAAATGCGCGGGCGTCGAAAACTGGGGCCGCACCGAGCAGACCCTGCCAAAGATCGCGGCGCTGGCTGCCGATCATCCGATCAATTTCGACGTCTACCCCTATTCCGCAGGGTCGACCAATCTGCGGGCCGATCTCATCACCGACACCTATCCGATCATGATTTCATGGTCGGAGCCGCATCCCGAGATGACCGGCCGCTACATCACCGACATCGCCGCAGAGTGGGGCATCGACATCCACGAAGCCGCCGCGCGCCTGCAGCCGGCGGGCGCCATCTACTTCCAGATGGATGAGGCGGATGTGCGCCGGGTGATGCGTTCGCCGCTATCGATGATCGGCTCGGATGGCCTGCCGCATGATGTGCACCCGCATCCGCGTCTGTGGGGGACTTTTCCGCGCGTCCTCGGGCACTACGCTCGCGATGTCGGGCTCTTCGACCTTGAAACCGCCGTGCACAAAATGACCGGGCTCACCGCAAAAGTCTTCAGCCTCACTCGCAGGGGTGAAATCCGGCCCGGCAACTTCGCCGATCTCGTCGCCTTCCGTCCGGAAATCGTATCCGACCTCGCCACCTATGAAAGCCCATTGCTGCAATCTGTTGGCATCGACTGGGTGATGGTCAATGGGGTGCCATCCTTCTCCACGACGCAATCAACCCCTGGCCGCGCCGGCCGCCTCGTTCAGCGCGACACCTGA
- a CDS encoding peroxiredoxin — MTHLQPGDPAPDFTLPLDDGTDFTLSQQLGRPVVMFFYPQDDSGGCVDENQEFSALAEEFGARGAVLVGVSPDGMDSHQAFRRKYGLAVPLIADPERRAIEAFGLWQLKKLYGREFMGLVRTSFIIDAESRIARIIRATRIKGHAAKMLEGLDEMLAKG, encoded by the coding sequence ATGACACATTTGCAGCCAGGGGACCCCGCTCCCGATTTCACCCTCCCGCTTGATGATGGCACCGATTTCACGCTTTCCCAACAGCTGGGACGGCCTGTGGTGATGTTCTTTTATCCCCAGGACGATTCCGGCGGCTGCGTCGACGAAAACCAGGAGTTTTCCGCGCTTGCTGAGGAATTTGGCGCAAGAGGCGCGGTGCTGGTCGGGGTTTCGCCCGACGGGATGGACAGCCACCAGGCGTTCCGCCGGAAATACGGGCTTGCCGTGCCGCTGATTGCCGACCCCGAGCGGAGGGCTATCGAAGCCTTCGGCCTGTGGCAGCTCAAAAAGCTCTATGGGCGCGAATTCATGGGGCTGGTCCGCACGAGTTTCATCATCGATGCGGAGAGCCGTATCGCTCGTATCATCCGCGCCACCCGCATCAAGGGCCATGCGGCGAAGATGCTGGAAGGGCTCGATGAAATGCTGGCTAAGGGGTGA
- a CDS encoding peptide deformylase: protein MPQISPFIVYPDPRLRASAVARPVDAGLLATGKALLEAAEGHRAYGLAAVHIGQVEPLVVVSVGSPDKRDYRLFYNPHIIDCGGESTIGVEGSVSLPGIEVDIARPLWARIGYDDADGVSRETTLEGFPARIALHEIEQMNGVFFLSHLSRLKRDAALRRFQKLARAPN, encoded by the coding sequence ATGCCACAAATTTCCCCCTTCATTGTCTATCCCGACCCGCGGCTGCGCGCATCCGCTGTCGCGCGCCCGGTCGATGCCGGCCTTCTCGCAACAGGCAAGGCGCTTCTGGAAGCGGCCGAGGGCCATCGCGCCTATGGCCTCGCCGCCGTCCATATCGGCCAGGTCGAGCCCCTCGTGGTCGTCAGCGTCGGATCGCCGGACAAGCGCGACTACCGGCTTTTCTACAATCCGCACATCATCGATTGCGGCGGTGAGAGCACCATCGGCGTCGAAGGGTCCGTGTCCCTGCCGGGCATCGAGGTCGACATCGCCCGTCCTCTATGGGCCAGGATCGGGTATGACGACGCCGATGGGGTCTCCCGGGAGACGACACTGGAAGGATTTCCGGCGCGAATTGCGCTGCACGAAATTGAGCAGATGAATGGCGTCTTCTTTCTCAGCCACCTCAGCCGCCTCAAGCGCGATGCTGCCCTTCGCCGCTTTCAAAAGCTGGCCCGCGCACCGAATTGA
- a CDS encoding peptidoglycan DD-metalloendopeptidase family protein, with amino-acid sequence MRQSASFGEKDKTARPARKGIHPALFYGMFTLLLGANGLTATGLLMAPDIARLLTVQNEQVIGAYEDRIAQMRVEIDRLHSRNYAQAGDINLQLQELAAQQDVLLEQHQLVRALVDKADQLGIAAIGISAEPEGAQLAGTVASGNPDIVETAESLNRMMSETHRAMTGIAEAAIERTNGIVSEMRQLGIAMSLPNEGELGMGGPLLPAAEGLESSPMVEDANAVMAALLRYKAARDSVEAAPIHMPITGNFRRSSGYGNRTDPFTGGRAFHAGLDFAAPSGTTVFSAAKGVVSFVGTRSGYGKVVEVTHATGHITRYAHLSGYLAREGQAVNPGTPIAKVGSTGRSTGPHLHFEIRKGDATIDPRGFLEAGKRVQALLG; translated from the coding sequence ATGCGCCAATCGGCCAGTTTCGGCGAGAAGGACAAGACGGCACGGCCTGCCCGCAAGGGGATACACCCTGCCCTGTTCTATGGCATGTTCACCCTGCTTCTCGGGGCGAATGGGCTCACCGCAACCGGCCTGCTGATGGCGCCCGATATTGCGCGCCTGCTGACTGTCCAGAATGAACAGGTGATCGGCGCCTATGAGGACCGCATTGCCCAGATGCGCGTCGAGATCGACCGACTGCACTCGCGCAATTATGCGCAGGCCGGCGACATCAATCTGCAATTGCAGGAACTGGCGGCGCAGCAGGATGTCCTGTTGGAGCAGCATCAATTGGTGCGCGCGCTGGTCGACAAGGCTGATCAGTTGGGCATCGCCGCCATCGGCATTTCGGCTGAGCCAGAGGGTGCGCAGCTTGCGGGCACAGTGGCCTCGGGAAATCCGGACATTGTCGAGACGGCCGAGAGCCTCAATCGCATGATGAGCGAGACGCACCGCGCCATGACCGGGATCGCCGAGGCCGCGATCGAGCGGACCAATGGCATCGTCTCCGAGATGCGCCAATTGGGGATCGCGATGTCGCTGCCCAATGAAGGGGAACTCGGCATGGGCGGCCCCCTGCTGCCCGCCGCCGAAGGGCTGGAAAGCTCGCCCATGGTCGAAGACGCAAATGCGGTGATGGCGGCCCTCCTGCGCTACAAGGCGGCGAGAGACAGCGTGGAGGCTGCGCCGATCCACATGCCGATCACAGGCAATTTCCGCCGGAGCTCAGGCTATGGAAATCGCACGGACCCGTTTACCGGCGGCCGGGCTTTTCATGCCGGACTAGACTTCGCGGCGCCCTCCGGCACCACGGTCTTCAGCGCGGCAAAGGGCGTGGTGAGTTTTGTCGGCACCAGATCGGGCTATGGCAAGGTGGTGGAAGTGACCCATGCCACCGGCCATATCACCCGCTATGCCCATCTCAGCGGCTATCTGGCGCGGGAGGGACAGGCGGTCAATCCCGGCACGCCGATCGCCAAGGTGGGATCGACCGGACGCTCGACCGGACCGCACCTGCACTTCGAGATCCGCAAGGGCGACGCGACCATCGACCCCCGCGGCTTCCTCGAGGCCGGCAAGCGCGTTCAGGCGCTCCTGGGATAA
- a CDS encoding DUF4214 domain-containing protein, with product MSLQSDIQKIYIAYFNRPADAAGLKYWTDQVSAGGASLSDLTRAFAATQEYADLYASTSTAGVITAVYTNLFGRSPEPEGLAFWKGELENGRASIADIAYRTLNGAAGTDKTAIDNKASAAELFTSSKGGAADYDGAKLQQARDWLTAIDHTPGSLQTAKLGIDDIYLPPDISGPARIFTYSIWTEREQGYGKNTGEIGEHVVKDFVLGRDAIKIIDQTGATISVPGPTYVVDTGDLSLAPSKKEALQTSIFVAMASGKTTQEYDWAPLMAGESAIVTFLYHGVRNAFLFVDDGSPTPDWGMGGNGPGTVWWHLNNDLTVDLTGIKGLKTASDGVSLDGWLFV from the coding sequence TTGAGCCTGCAATCCGACATCCAGAAAATCTATATCGCCTATTTCAACCGACCTGCAGACGCGGCTGGATTAAAGTACTGGACAGATCAGGTTAGCGCCGGAGGCGCATCTTTGTCGGACCTTACTCGGGCATTTGCGGCTACCCAGGAGTATGCGGATCTCTATGCGTCCACCAGCACCGCAGGCGTGATCACGGCTGTCTACACCAACCTCTTTGGTCGATCGCCCGAACCGGAAGGTCTGGCGTTCTGGAAGGGTGAGCTCGAGAATGGCCGCGCCTCTATCGCAGACATCGCGTATCGCACACTCAACGGCGCAGCAGGAACAGACAAGACCGCAATCGACAATAAAGCATCAGCGGCTGAACTGTTCACGTCGAGCAAGGGTGGCGCCGCTGACTACGATGGGGCCAAGCTGCAACAGGCGCGCGATTGGCTTACGGCGATCGACCACACCCCGGGTTCCCTGCAGACCGCGAAGCTGGGGATTGATGACATCTACCTTCCTCCCGATATCAGCGGCCCGGCCCGGATATTCACCTACTCTATCTGGACCGAACGGGAGCAGGGTTACGGCAAGAATACGGGCGAAATTGGCGAGCACGTCGTCAAGGATTTCGTGTTGGGCCGAGACGCGATCAAGATAATTGACCAAACCGGCGCAACAATCAGCGTCCCTGGTCCAACCTATGTCGTAGATACCGGCGATTTGAGTTTAGCGCCCAGCAAAAAAGAAGCTTTGCAGACCTCCATATTTGTGGCCATGGCAAGCGGCAAAACCACCCAAGAGTACGATTGGGCACCATTGATGGCAGGGGAATCGGCCATCGTTACCTTCCTCTATCATGGGGTACGGAACGCGTTTCTCTTCGTCGATGATGGCTCGCCAACGCCTGACTGGGGAATGGGCGGCAACGGACCTGGAACCGTGTGGTGGCACCTCAACAACGATCTGACCGTAGACCTCACCGGCATTAAAGGCCTCAAGACTGCTTCCGACGGCGTCAGCCTGGACGGCTGGCTGTTCGTCTAG